The region CCAGGGGGCCCCTGGTACTAACTCATTCCAGGCttggtcaaattcattcattcattcaatcatatttatcaagcgcttactgtgtgcagagcactgtactaagcgcttgtacaacaGAGCATTCCCTCCAAGGTGTCAGCAGGCGCTGATGACgtttgtgtgcagtacactgactCATATGTTCCTTCCCATTCCTCCCACAGACAGCGAATTGGGCCCAGACCATCGGATTTCAGGTAACGTGACGACGGGCCTGCCAGGAAACACCACAGCCAACAATGAATTCGTCACCATCGTCTTACCCGTGCTTTACCTCATAATATTTGTGGCAAGCCTCTTGCTGAACGGACTGGCCGTGTGGATTTTCTTCCACATCCGAAACAAAACCAGCTTCATATTTTACCTTAAAAACATCGTGGTCGCAGACCTGATCATGACGCTGACCTTTCCGTTTAGAATAGTTCACGATGCCGGGTTTGGGCCATGGGACTTCAAGTTTTTCCTCTGTCGCTACACCTCGGTCCTGTTTTACGCCAACATGTACACGTCCATTGTGTTTCTGGGGTTGATCAGCATCGACCGGTACCTGAAGGTGGTGAAGCCATTTGGCGACTCCAGGATGTACAGTGTCACATTTACCAAGGTCTTATCCGTCTGCGTCTGGGTGGTCATGGGTATTCTCTCCTTACCTAATCTGATCCTGACGAACGGTCATCCCACCAAGGAGAACGTAGGGGAATGTGTCAAACTTAAAAGTCCACTGGGAGTCAAATGGCACGAAGCCGTCATCTACGTCAACAGCTGCATCTTCGTTGCTGTGCTGGTGATACTGATTGGATGTTACATTGCCATATCCAGGTACATCCATAAATCCAGCAAGCAGTTCATTAGCCAGTCAAGCAGGAAACGAAGACACAATCAAAGCATTAGGGTGGTGGTGGCTGTATTTTTCACCTGCTTTCTGCCCTACCATCTGTGTAGAATACCCTTCACTTTTAGCCACTTAGATCGGCGTTTAGACAGCTCTGCCCACAAGATTCTTTATTACTGTAAGGAAATGACCCTTTTCCTGTCCGCGTGTAATGTATGTCTGGATCCCATTATTTACTTTTTCATGTGTAGGTCATTTTCAAGAAGGCTGTTCAAGAAATCGAACATCCGAACTCGGAGCGAGAGCATCAGATCGCTTCAGAGTGTCAGAAGGTCCGAAGTCCGTATATATTATGAGTACACCGATGTATAGGGTGAAGGTGGTGGAAACTTCTCTCCTTTGTAGAAATAAGCATGTACCATATGTAAATAAACTCTTCTTTTGATTATCTGTGTGGTGCACCTAGCTAAGTGTGTTTAGAAAAGGGGAGCTGGGGTGACCTCAAATTCTCAGTCAGAAAGTGGAAACATTGAAAACAGGATGTGGTGGGTCCCCAGCTCTAACAAACTACAGAACTGCTCTTTTACCCTCTGCTTTCTTGTATCCTTATATCTTATATATTTCTTATATCCTTTCTTatatcctctgactcttgggagtcagaggtcatgggttctaatcctggcttcgccacttgtcagctgtgtgactttgggcaagtcacttcatttctctgtgcctcagttccctcatctgtaaaatggggattaagactgtgagccccacatgggacaacatgatgaccttgtatcccccccagcgcttagaacagtgcttgtcatgtagtaagtgcttaacaaataccattactactattattattattactattattatatcctcaATGGGATGTTAAAACGCTAGCACAGGAAGACCAAGGAAACTATGTCTGTGTATTGCTGCCCTCTCCTGGTGACTTGGAGACTGGGTTGAATACATAAGTGTACGAGAAAAAAGGCTTCAAGAGGACACAGATTTCAGAGACCTTGACTTAGCCTCGGGGTTAATAAGCAGGGAGAAACAGGTTTGGGAATAAATAATTTAACCCTAATTCGATCTAGttccactgactgaatgattcatgGGCTGAATATCCACTTTGCTGTTAAAcaggcctcctgcttctcctcttcactCCTGAAGCCTGGCGAGACAGACCACAGGACCACCCAGTAGTATATTcattgagggaggggaaggagaaaaaaaataataataataatgataatgataataataataaataattatggtatttgttaagcacttactatgtgccgatcactgttctaagcgctgggggagatataatgtAATCatgctgttccacgtggggctcacagtcttaatcctcatttacagatgaggtaactaaggcacagacaagttaaatggcttggccaaagtcacacagcaatcaagtggcggagccagaattagaacccacatcctctgattcccaaacctgtgctctttccactgagccagagggagaaggaagacaagaagcagtgtggcctacaggtagagcacaggcctgggagtcagaaggatctggcttctaatcccaactgtgcctgtgtgac is a window of Tachyglossus aculeatus isolate mTacAcu1 chromosome 1, mTacAcu1.pri, whole genome shotgun sequence DNA encoding:
- the GPR87 gene encoding G-protein coupled receptor 87, with protein sequence MTFVCSTLTHMFLPIPPTDSELGPDHRISGNVTTGLPGNTTANNEFVTIVLPVLYLIIFVASLLLNGLAVWIFFHIRNKTSFIFYLKNIVVADLIMTLTFPFRIVHDAGFGPWDFKFFLCRYTSVLFYANMYTSIVFLGLISIDRYLKVVKPFGDSRMYSVTFTKVLSVCVWVVMGILSLPNLILTNGHPTKENVGECVKLKSPLGVKWHEAVIYVNSCIFVAVLVILIGCYIAISRYIHKSSKQFISQSSRKRRHNQSIRVVVAVFFTCFLPYHLCRIPFTFSHLDRRLDSSAHKILYYCKEMTLFLSACNVCLDPIIYFFMCRSFSRRLFKKSNIRTRSESIRSLQSVRRSEVRIYYEYTDV